A window of Bacillus toyonensis BCT-7112 genomic DNA:
TTGTACATCCCCACCGATTACTAACCCACACCAATCAGGGTTTCACGAGCATTTTATCTCCCGCCTAACTTCTCTACTTAAGCTGAATTTCAAGGTGTGATTCTTACTTCTCGTCAATGCGGGATAAAAATAAGCATAAGCCGATTTCAAAAAAAAATCGGCTTATTTAGCTTTCTCTCAATGTTATTTCGCCTCTCCTCTTTACATTTAACGTATATCGATATATTTTATTTATATCCGTTTTTTATAGGAGGAAATAGTTTGATTAACGCCATTGGTCTCGTATTTATACTCACAAATAAACACGAGAAAAAGAAGAAAGTGTATTTGAATGAAAAATTTGCATTAATAGACATTATTGATTCTAAAGAGGTAATTGATGATGAAGGTAACTCATTAGTAGAACTCACTTGTAAATACAGTATATATTTAGATGAAAAATACTACTGTAAATCTCTCGATGATTATACTGGACAAGTATTCCCCTTTTTAAGCGCTAAAATAGGAAAAGGACTTCTTAGAAATTTAAATTATTACTTTTCTTACGTTGATGCCTATGATAAAAAACCACCTGTTAAAGAAATAAGACCGCTTATGAAACAAGTAACGAACAGATAACAATAATCATTCAAAAAAGAAACATCTAACTTCTGATGTTTCTTTTTTGAATCAACAACTTGTTGCCTTCTATCCTCTTCTAAATGTATGTATCCAGGCATACTTTAAATTAAAAACATTGGAGGATTAGACTGAATGAAATACTCAGAAACAATTGTTAGTAAAAGACTTCGAACACTAAAAATGTCTAGTATGTTTATCATGCTAGTTTTAATCGCCTGGCTTGGATATACAAAATTACTTTATGAAAATGGATTTCTTCAAGAAAAAAAGAATTCAGTAGAAGTAATGAATACTAGCATTACAGGAGAAATTGAACAGATTTTCCATGTGAATTTACAAGGTTATCGTAAAACAAACATTGATGCCGTTATAGCTGAAAGTAAAACCGACCCGAGCGAACTATCCTTACTTGAGCTCGTTAATACATCTTGTTCACGAGATTGCATAAGTGAACCAATAACATACGTAAACGCAAACAATGGCTATATTTTTTATAAAGAATCTGGCGGAACTAATGTAGCTATAAAAATTAAAAAGCGAGATACATGGGAAATTGAAAAAAAATTAGTTCAAGATGGAATATAAACTCATAAAATAAAAGAGTACGTAAAGTACTCTTTTATTATTAATACCCTTCCTGTTTACAATGGCATTTCGGTTTCTCTTTACAATGACATTTTTCGCAATCACACTTCGGCTTTTCCTTGCAACGACACTCGTCACAATCACATTTCGGTTTCTCTTTGCAGCAACATTCGTCACAGTCCCTGCGTTTACATCTACATCTTCCAAACATTAAATCATCCCAAAATGAACGTCCACAATGACAATGATTCCCCATGAATATGCTTCCTCCTCAATAGAATTCATCATATTCTATGTTTAAAAGTAGAAAAAGGCTTGTTTACTAGTCTATTTTCTACTTTTAAACAATAGTTTTTTAAGTATTACACTTTCTTAAAAATTTTCTATTAAATATTCGTAGGAAATATTGCAAATAAAAAAGCCCAATGCTTGGGCTTTACATTCATGTATATTTTCTTACTTCTCGTTCATAATAATAGGTAACTACTACGTTAACTAAATATGAAACACCACTACTATAGTTCCTTTACCTCCGCCACAGCTCCTTTCAACCTCTGCAGCATATACCCGATCCCTTTACATCCTTCTAACGGATATGTAATGATTTCTTCTGGATATAACTTTGTGACTACTTTTTTATGCTTCTTTCCCGCAAGCAAAACAATTTCGTCAAACTGTATTAAACCTTTATCAATCATCTGTTTTTGTAGTTGCTCTATACTAATAACTTCATCACTCTTCGAATCAAATGCAAGATCATAGTTTTCTTGTACAATATCATTCGGCTTTAAAAATCCATGCTTTGCTGATAAAATAACCCAATCATCAAAAAACTCAGTTGCGTACGCCTGACATGCTTTCCCGAAAGGACTAATATATACATTCTTCGCCTCAGTAGGTCCATAATCTACATACTTATCCCAGATTTTCTTCTTTCCACATGGGATTATACATAATCTTTTCATCTATATTTTTTACCTCTTTTCTTCCTTATGTTAAATCAATTATTTCATACATTTCCCTCGCAAAATACTATATAATAATTCCAAACGTCACAATTGAATATTTTACCATATTTATATCGATTTCCACTCATATTTCACTTCTTTTCAGAAGCATAGTCCAATTTTTTTCGTTCTACATCTACGTAGTACACTGCACTCTTTACAAATATAATACTACTTCATAAACATTTTGTGAGCTTAATCTTTAAAATGAATCATAAAAATTTTAATATATGAATATGTTTATTTTATTGTTTTTTAAAGGAGGTGAACAATAATGAAAAATATTATCCCTGCACTATTCGTCTATTTTATCGTTTGTGTTATTGTTATGATTGTTCCAGCATCTGAAGGCTATAATTCTATTAGTTGGAAGTTGTTTGTTGGGCAAGCGTACGCAATACCCATTTTCCTCATTACTGCTGTTTTTACATTTTATATAAACAGGAAAAAGTCTTACGAATAAAGTGAAACTTTAATCCGTGAGGGTTTTCTTCATCCCCCACGGATTATTGGCCTTCACCAATCGGGCTCTTACGGACAGTTGATCCCTCACCTAACTTCTTTACTTTCGCTGAACTTTGAGGTAATGCTCTTACTGTCCGTTAATGCGGAATAAACAGTTATAAGGATAGCTAATGCTGTCCTTATTTTCATACCAGTATCCTATGTAACAAATAAAAAAGACAAGTAGCCATCCGACTACTTGTCCTTTTTGTTAATCAGTACTGAATAGTATTAAGCTTGGAATGCTTCAGTTAATACTGGTACGATTTGTTTTTTACGAGATACAACACCTTTTAATGTAGCTGTGTTGTTTTGTAATGTTACGTTGTATGCTTTCTCAACAACGTTTGCTGCTTTACCGATCGCAAGACCGACAGAATCGTTAGTTAAGATATCAGTTACAACGAATAAGAATAGGTCTAACCCTTTTTCTTCTACTACTGCAGAGATAACTTTTTCAAGTTCCGCTTGGTGTACAAGAACGTCGTTAGTATCGACAGCGTTTACTTGTGCAATTTCAACTTTCGCGTTAGCCATTTGGAATTCTTTAGCATCAAGAGAGATTAATTGCTCCATTGTTTTTCCGCTTAAGTCAGCACCAGCTTTTAACATTTCTAAGCCATAGCTATCTGCATCTACACCAGCGATTTCCGCTAATTCACGAGCTGCTGCTACGTCTTGTTCTGTGCAAGTTGGAGATTTGAATAATAAAGAATCTGAAATGATTGCAGATAACATTAAACCTGCAACTTCTTTACGAATTGTAACGCCATTTTCTTTGTACATTTTGTTTAAGATTGTAGCTGTACATCCAACTGGCTCACAACGGTAGTAAATAGGATCGCTTGTTTCAAAGTTAGCAATACGGTGATGATCGATTACTTCTAACACACGAACAGATTCGATATCGTTAGCACTTTGTTGACGCTCGTTATGGTCAACTAAAATAACGTTGTCCACTTCGCTTGCAACTGTCTCAACAAAACGCGGTCCTTCTACTTTAAAATAGTCTAACGCAAATTGAGTTTCACCGCTGATTTCGCCTAAACGTACAGGCTCAGCATTCATTCCTAATTCTTTTTTCAATTCTGCATAAGCAATTGCAGAACAAATTGCATCTGTATCTGGGTTTTTATGCCCGAAAACTAGTACTTTTTCCATGTTTTCCACCTCTTCATGAAAAGGATATCTTAAAGAAGCAAATATGACAATATTTAAACCCGAATTTTTTATAAATAATTGTACTTTCCTCTATATTTTTCATAAAAAAGATCATCTAAAATGAATTAGATGATCAAAATGTATATTTAATTTAAAATAGTGTAGGAACTTGCACTGCATTGTTAAATGCAAAATTGGAATTTAAACCATTATTCACAAGGTTCACATCAATAACTTGATAAAATGCATTTCCAGTGTCCGCAATCTCCCAAACAGCTAAAATAAGATGGTAGCCACTACGATCAGTTGGTACATTTGCTTCATGCGTTACTGTTGTCCCCGGTCTAACTCCGCCATCATTTTTCACATAGAACGGCACTATATCTAAACTAGATCTTGTTAAAGGCATATT
This region includes:
- a CDS encoding DUF4017 family protein, whose amino-acid sequence is MKNIIPALFVYFIVCVIVMIVPASEGYNSISWKLFVGQAYAIPIFLITAVFTFYINRKKSYE
- a CDS encoding DUF6884 domain-containing protein, translated to MKRLCIIPCGKKKIWDKYVDYGPTEAKNVYISPFGKACQAYATEFFDDWVILSAKHGFLKPNDIVQENYDLAFDSKSDEVISIEQLQKQMIDKGLIQFDEIVLLAGKKHKKVVTKLYPEEIITYPLEGCKGIGYMLQRLKGAVAEVKEL
- the ppaC gene encoding manganese-dependent inorganic pyrophosphatase, which encodes MEKVLVFGHKNPDTDAICSAIAYAELKKELGMNAEPVRLGEISGETQFALDYFKVEGPRFVETVASEVDNVILVDHNERQQSANDIESVRVLEVIDHHRIANFETSDPIYYRCEPVGCTATILNKMYKENGVTIRKEVAGLMLSAIISDSLLFKSPTCTEQDVAAARELAEIAGVDADSYGLEMLKAGADLSGKTMEQLISLDAKEFQMANAKVEIAQVNAVDTNDVLVHQAELEKVISAVVEEKGLDLFLFVVTDILTNDSVGLAIGKAANVVEKAYNVTLQNNTATLKGVVSRKKQIVPVLTEAFQA